The genomic DNA GCAAAATGAGCCCACCCATGACAAGGAAGATCGCCGCCGCGACCCATTTCAGCACCGCCATGAAGCCCGCGAAAACGGTCGTGACCCAAGTGATCCCGTAGATCGCAAGGAAGGGCCAAAGCACATCGCCCACCGTGACCCCCAGCGCCAGCGGCCATGCAGCGTTGAAGCCCCCGCTCAGCGCCCGCGCTGTCAGCGCCATCCAAACCGGGCCGGGCGTGAGAAACAGGATCAGCAGCGCAAAGGCATAGAGGCCCAGATCGGCGGGGGTGATTGTCATGGCGCGTCCAGCATCTCGGCCAGCTTGGCCACGGTTGAAAAATTGCGGGCCGTCATGGGGCTGCCCAGCAACCGCTCTGCCTTGGCCGGGATTTTCGATGTGCTCAAGCCCTCCGGCAGCGTGCGCAGTTCGGCCATCGCCAGCTTGCTATACCCGCCCACATTGATGCCGCGCAGAAGCAAAACCGATGTCACCCCGCCACCTCGCGCAGCGCGGAAAGCCCGGCCTCTTCGGTCACCTCAAAGTGCTGCGCCTTACCGCCCAACTCCTCAAAAAGCTCTGCGCCCGTGCCGGTCATGAAGGCCTGCGCCCCGAGCGCCTCGATCTCGGCATAAAGCGCGGCGCGGCGCGAGGCATCGAGATGCGCCGCCACCTCATCGAGCAGCAACAGCGGCGGTGCGCCGAAATCCTCGGCCAAGGCCCGGGCGTTCGCCAGAATGAGCGAGAGGAGCAGCGCCTTTTGCTCGCCGGTGGAGCAAAGCCGCGCCGGGGTGTCCTTGGCAATATAGGTGGCCCCAAGGTCGGCGCGATGCGGGCCGGTCAGTGTGCGCGTTGCCGCAAGGTCGCGTGCGCGGCCCTCTGCAAGCGCCGCCGTCAACGCCTCGGCGTCACCGGGCGTGTCACAGGCCGGTTCGGGGTGGCTCAGCATCAGCCCCGCCGCCGGAAAGGCACTGCTCGCTTCATCCTGCGCCGCCGCCAGCCGCATCAACGCGTCTTCGCGGTGGCGATGAATGCGCGCGCCCTCCTCGCCCATCCGCTGCTCTAACGCGGCGTACCAATGGGCATCGCGCACCATGTCCTTCAAGAGCCGGTTGCGCTCGCGCATCGCCTTTTCATAGGCCAGCACCGCCTCGCCATGGGCAGGCTCAAAGCTGAGCACGATCCTGTCCAGAAACCGCCGGCGCCCCTCGGCCCCCTCGATCCAGAGGCGATCCATCGAGGGCACCAGCCACACAACCCGCGCCAGCCGCCCCAACGCCACCTGCGCCGCCGCCTTGCCGTCGATCTTTACGCTGCGCCCGCTGGCCCCCGCCTCGGCCCATGTTTCCAACTCATGAAAATGCCCCAGCGAGGCCAGCTCCGCCTTCACCTTCCAGCCCAGCGCCTCGGGCGCGCGGGCCATCTCTTCGGCACTCGCCCGCCTCAGCCCACGCCCGGGCGAGAGCAGCGAAACTGCCTCCAGCACATTGGTCTTGCCCGCCCCATTCGGCCCCCAAAGCGCAACCGGGCGGCCATCCAAAGCCAGTTCCGCCCGACGATGCGAGCGGAAGTGCGAGAGGGTCAGGGATGTGAGGGCAAGGCGGGGCATGGTGTTTGGGTAGCCCGGCCAGTCGGATCATTCCATATGCAAAAGGCTCCACCCGAAAGTGGAGCCTTTTTCGGCATCAGACCACAGCTTGGTATCGCCGGAGGGTCTGATGGCCCCTGGTGGGGTCTTAATGCGGATGCGAAGCAGAGCCGCCACACGACTTAAATGGTCGTTCAGAGGTGTTTTGTCAATGTTCCGAGACCGAGACCTTGCAGTACGCAACGCTGCACAATCGCCAATTGTTGCTCGGAAATAGTTGAAGTCTGGTAAATGCGCTTACCGCTGCGGTCTTTACCCAAACTCAACAAGTCAATTCGATGAAACCCGGCCGCATAAACCATGTCACCTTTGACCCATCGTTTTCGATTGCCCCAAACGCTTGGCATCTTAAACGCAACTTCGAGCGCGCAATGATACGGCATGACCGGGTCGGGCGCTGTGGTGCTCAAAGGGACCACGGTGCACAAGCCACCCCTTGCAACAATTGGCTTTGATATCACAATCGCCAGACGCGGTTTTACCATCTCCGGAGTACGAAATGCAGCGTCGAAGTTTACCCGAACAACGGTGCCCTGCTTGGGGTGAAAAACAAGCCCCACGGATACCTTACACCCGCATCGGCATCACGACATAGAGCGCCGAGGTATCGGAGCCTTCGCGCATCAGCGTCGGATCACCAGCGGAGTTGAACAGGAACACCGCGTTCTCCCGGTCCACCTGGCTGGCGATCTCGGTGAGGTACTTGGCGTTGAAGCCGATCTCCAGATGCTCGTCGCCATAGGCCACCGCCAGCTCTGCCGAGCCTGCACCGCTGTCAGGCGCATTGACCGAAAGCACCAGCCTGTCTTCGTCGAGCGAGAGCTTCACCGCGCGGGACCGCTCGCTGCTGACCGTCGACACCAGATCAACAGCCTTGGCAAACTCGGCGGCATCCACCTCCAGCTTCTTGGTGTTTCCGGTCGGGATGACGCGGGTGTAATCGGGGAAAGTGCCGTCAATCACCTTGCTCGTCAGGGTGATCTCGGGCGTGGCAAAGCGCACCTTGGTCTCGCTGACCGAAACAGCAATCTGCGCCTCGTCATCGTCGAGCAACTTGCGCAACTCGCCCACCGTCTTGCGCGGCACGATCACGCCCGGCATCGTCTCGGCGCCCTCGGGCAGCGGCGCATCCACGCGGGCCAGCCTATGGCCATCGGTCGCCACGCAGCGCAGCGCCTGGCCCTCCTCGCCGGTGGCCACATGCATGTAAACACCGTTGAGGTAATACCTTGTTTCCTCGGTGGAAATCGCAAACTTGCTCTTGTCGAAGAGGCGGCGCAGCGTGGCGGCACCAGCGCTGAAGTTGGCCCCATACTCGCTCGACGCCATGACCGGAAAATCTTCTTTCGGCAGCGTGGCGAGCTGAAAGTTCGAGCGCCCCGCCTCCACAGTCAGCCGCCCGGCGGCACTGTCATCGGTCAGTTGCACCTGCGCCCCGTCGGGCAGCTTGCGCACGATCTCATGCAGGGTGACGGCGCTCACCGTGGTGGCACCCGCCTTCTCGACCATCGCCGGGGCCTTGTCGACCACCTCGATATCAAGGTCCGTGGCCCTGAACTGCACACCGTCGCCTTCGGCTTCGATCAGCACATTGGCCAAGATCGGAATGGTGTTGCGGCGCTCGACAACCGACTGCGCCTGCGCGATGGCCTTCAGCAGAACGGCCCGCTCGATCGAGAATTTCATTGCTCTGTCCCCCTAGGTGCCGGGAGGCGCAGACTATGCGTTTCCCCTCGGCAGGCAAGTTGTTTCTCGCAGTTTCGTGAGGTTTCAAAGGAGCGTCAAGAGCACCCCCAACGGCAGACCGGGCGGGCCATGTGCCCGCCCCCGGCGATCAGGCTTCGAGCATCCGCTTCAGCAGCTCGATGTCATCGGCCAATCCACTATCGGTCTGCATCATCTCTTCGATCTTGCGCACCGCATAAAGCACCGTGGTGTGATCCCGGTTGCCGAAGCGGCGGCCGATTTCCGGCAGCGAGCGGGCGGTCATCCCCTTGGCAAGGAACATCGCCACCTGACGCGGGCGGGCGATGGTGCGGTGCCGCTTGGGGCCGGTCATATCTGAGATGCGCACGTTGTAATGCTCACACACCCGGCGCTGAATTTCTTCCACCGTCAGCTTGCGCTCGGAGGCGCGGAGCAGGTCGGCAAGGCACTCCTGCACCATCTCCAGAGAAACCTCGCGGCCAACAAGGTTGCCGAAAGCAAAGAGACGGGTCAGGGCGCCTTCGAGCGTGCGAACGTTGCCGGTGATCCGGTGCGCGAGAAACTCAAGCACATGCGGCGCAATATCGAGGTTGCCATAGTGGCCTTTGTAAAACTCCGCCTTCTGCTGAAGGATCCCAAGCCGCAGCTCGTAATCGGTCGGGTGCAGGTCAACGACGAGGCCCGAGGCCAGACGGCTGGCGATCCGGTCTTCGATCTTCTTGATGTCAT from Oceanicola sp. D3 includes the following:
- a CDS encoding type II toxin-antitoxin system PemK/MazF family toxin; translated protein: MVKPRLAIVISKPIVARGGLCTVVPLSTTAPDPVMPYHCALEVAFKMPSVWGNRKRWVKGDMVYAAGFHRIDLLSLGKDRSGKRIYQTSTISEQQLAIVQRCVLQGLGLGTLTKHL
- a CDS encoding DUF1697 domain-containing protein; this translates as MTSVLLLRGINVGGYSKLAMAELRTLPEGLSTSKIPAKAERLLGSPMTARNFSTVAKLAEMLDAP
- the dnaN gene encoding DNA polymerase III subunit beta, which encodes MKFSIERAVLLKAIAQAQSVVERRNTIPILANVLIEAEGDGVQFRATDLDIEVVDKAPAMVEKAGATTVSAVTLHEIVRKLPDGAQVQLTDDSAAGRLTVEAGRSNFQLATLPKEDFPVMASSEYGANFSAGAATLRRLFDKSKFAISTEETRYYLNGVYMHVATGEEGQALRCVATDGHRLARVDAPLPEGAETMPGVIVPRKTVGELRKLLDDDEAQIAVSVSETKVRFATPEITLTSKVIDGTFPDYTRVIPTGNTKKLEVDAAEFAKAVDLVSTVSSERSRAVKLSLDEDRLVLSVNAPDSGAGSAELAVAYGDEHLEIGFNAKYLTEIASQVDRENAVFLFNSAGDPTLMREGSDTSALYVVMPMRV
- the recF gene encoding DNA replication/repair protein RecF, with amino-acid sequence MPRLALTSLTLSHFRSHRRAELALDGRPVALWGPNGAGKTNVLEAVSLLSPGRGLRRASAEEMARAPEALGWKVKAELASLGHFHELETWAEAGASGRSVKIDGKAAAQVALGRLARVVWLVPSMDRLWIEGAEGRRRFLDRIVLSFEPAHGEAVLAYEKAMRERNRLLKDMVRDAHWYAALEQRMGEEGARIHRHREDALMRLAAAQDEASSAFPAAGLMLSHPEPACDTPGDAEALTAALAEGRARDLAATRTLTGPHRADLGATYIAKDTPARLCSTGEQKALLLSLILANARALAEDFGAPPLLLLDEVAAHLDASRRAALYAEIEALGAQAFMTGTGAELFEELGGKAQHFEVTEEAGLSALREVAG